The following coding sequences are from one Planctomonas sp. JC2975 window:
- the msrB gene encoding peptide-methionine (R)-S-oxide reductase MsrB, which translates to MGNYSKDEAAISQLSRKQFDVTQHGATERAFTGEFWNNHEPGLYVDIVSGEPLFASSDKYDSGSGWPSFTVPIDPENVVLKQDRTFGMVRTEVRSKHGDSHLGHLFDDGPIDQGGMRYCINSAALRFVPVSDLEREGYGEFAALFATQDDATVSGTGIRDDNGQNEK; encoded by the coding sequence ATGGGCAACTACAGCAAGGACGAAGCCGCGATCTCGCAGCTGAGTCGCAAGCAGTTCGACGTCACCCAGCACGGCGCCACCGAGCGCGCGTTCACGGGAGAGTTCTGGAACAACCACGAGCCGGGGCTCTACGTCGACATCGTCTCGGGCGAGCCGCTGTTCGCGTCGAGCGACAAGTACGACAGCGGATCGGGATGGCCGAGCTTCACCGTCCCGATCGACCCCGAGAACGTGGTGCTGAAGCAGGATCGTACATTCGGCATGGTGCGCACGGAGGTGCGCTCGAAGCACGGAGACAGCCACCTCGGTCACCTCTTCGACGACGGTCCGATCGACCAGGGCGGTATGCGCTACTGCATCAACTCGGCAGCGCTGCGCTTCGTGCCGGTATCGGACCTCGAGCGCGAGGGCTACGGCGAGTTCGCGGCACTCTTCGCAACGCAGGATGACGCGACCGTGTCGGGCACAGGCATCCGCGACGACAATGGACAGAACGAGAAGTAG
- a CDS encoding globin domain-containing protein: MDTVALKRTWSQVAAHGDAVPGFFYAHLFLAHPEVRELFPVTMATQRDRLVRALGRMVSNVDNIGEVVGYIQDLGRDHRKFGTISGHYPAVGASLLATLKHFLGDAWTPELASDWADAYGLIATTMITAAEEAESVPATWSGEVVATERRGMDVGRVTIRTHEPYAYRAGQSVAVEIPQRPRQWRYLSPTHAPRADSTIDFHVQLVPGGQVSGALLRDVKAGDSVRLGPPIGDFLTLPSDGDWPDLLLVGGGTGLAPLLAVLDQVAERHRITGTGPRVALYHGVRHPWGFYARNELNAYAGVPWLRTRFAVSDDPSFPGSRGPIGEVAAADGPWYGYLAMVCGSPRMVRNTTDALLRSGLPADRIRSEKYEEPYTQQAGEAGDRAASPEVSQAGVGLGIQ; encoded by the coding sequence GTGGATACGGTTGCGCTCAAGCGGACCTGGAGTCAGGTAGCAGCTCACGGCGACGCCGTCCCCGGTTTCTTCTACGCACACCTCTTCCTCGCGCATCCCGAGGTGCGGGAGCTGTTCCCCGTCACCATGGCGACGCAACGAGATCGACTCGTGCGGGCCCTCGGCCGCATGGTGAGCAACGTCGACAACATCGGCGAGGTCGTCGGATACATCCAGGATCTCGGCCGCGACCACCGCAAGTTCGGAACGATCTCCGGGCACTATCCCGCGGTCGGCGCATCCCTCCTGGCCACGCTCAAGCACTTCCTGGGCGACGCGTGGACGCCGGAACTGGCATCCGATTGGGCCGATGCATACGGACTCATCGCCACGACCATGATCACCGCAGCCGAAGAGGCGGAGTCGGTTCCGGCCACCTGGTCCGGCGAGGTGGTCGCGACGGAGCGACGCGGTATGGATGTCGGGCGAGTGACGATCCGCACCCACGAGCCGTACGCGTACCGCGCCGGGCAGTCGGTGGCCGTCGAGATCCCGCAGCGCCCGCGCCAATGGCGCTACCTCTCGCCGACGCACGCACCCCGGGCCGACTCCACGATCGACTTCCACGTGCAGCTCGTGCCAGGCGGTCAGGTCAGCGGTGCCCTGCTTCGGGATGTCAAGGCGGGCGATTCTGTCCGGCTCGGCCCTCCGATCGGCGACTTCCTCACCCTTCCGTCCGACGGCGACTGGCCGGATCTGCTCCTCGTCGGTGGAGGGACCGGCCTCGCCCCGCTGCTGGCCGTGCTCGACCAGGTCGCGGAGCGTCACCGCATCACTGGGACGGGACCGCGGGTCGCGCTCTATCACGGGGTGCGGCATCCGTGGGGCTTCTATGCGCGCAACGAGCTGAACGCCTACGCGGGCGTGCCGTGGCTGCGCACCCGGTTCGCCGTCTCCGACGACCCGTCGTTCCCGGGATCCCGCGGGCCCATCGGCGAGGTGGCGGCAGCGGACGGCCCGTGGTACGGATATCTCGCGATGGTGTGCGGCTCACCGCGCATGGTTCGCAACACGACAGACGCTCTTCTGCGCTCCGGTCTCCCCGCAGACCGGATCAGAAGCGAGAAATACGAAGAACCGTACACTCAACAGGCCGGTGAAGCCGGCGACCGCGCAGCCTCCCCCGAAGTCAGCCAGGCGGGCGTTGGCCTGGGAATCCAGTAG
- a CDS encoding MFS transporter: MHSARYLSAAVPLRLASAGTAAALPVLAVQEVHSIAVGGGLVAASLAPSVLAAPIAGVLLDRSRHPGRLMVLSGVVTAVAFALAAFLGQIPTPVVVLVLIVAGAVTPFFMGGMSSFVTDAVPGPAERAFGADALAYNIGSVAGPAIAAAAITLGSGRISMFVLAAIAAVGTIACLLLKLPPHPEHSDRPSILREIARGSRFIVTHRPLAAVTASGTLNQLGQGALPIAAIGVAMATTQHESDAAWIVTSFAIGALLGSLAVTVRPIRRIPAAVVMAAAAVVTGLLTIAAALVPGLPGAIVLIGLSGIATGPGVAAMLLLRTRHSPRPLRSQVFTVAAGLRATAAAVGAGLAGLLPGGTAGTLLALIGVTWIASAVILAAYPRHPAPVDDSTTSATRPGK, from the coding sequence ATGCACAGCGCGAGATACCTGTCGGCGGCGGTTCCGTTGCGCCTTGCGAGCGCGGGGACAGCGGCTGCGCTTCCCGTCCTCGCCGTGCAGGAGGTGCACAGCATCGCCGTCGGCGGCGGATTGGTGGCGGCGTCACTGGCACCCAGCGTGCTCGCTGCCCCGATCGCCGGCGTCCTGCTCGACCGCAGCCGCCACCCCGGCCGGCTGATGGTGCTGTCGGGAGTCGTCACCGCCGTCGCGTTCGCTCTCGCTGCCTTCCTCGGGCAGATCCCGACCCCTGTCGTGGTCCTCGTCCTCATCGTCGCCGGCGCCGTCACGCCCTTTTTCATGGGCGGGATGTCGAGCTTCGTGACCGATGCCGTCCCCGGCCCCGCCGAGCGCGCATTCGGCGCCGACGCACTCGCCTACAACATCGGCAGCGTCGCGGGCCCGGCCATCGCCGCAGCGGCGATCACACTCGGATCCGGTCGGATCTCGATGTTCGTCCTGGCGGCGATCGCGGCCGTCGGCACGATCGCCTGCCTTCTGTTGAAGCTGCCGCCGCATCCCGAGCATTCGGATCGACCCAGCATCCTCCGCGAGATCGCGCGGGGATCCCGCTTCATCGTCACGCACCGTCCCCTGGCCGCCGTGACGGCTTCCGGCACACTCAACCAGCTCGGCCAGGGTGCGCTGCCGATCGCTGCGATCGGGGTCGCAATGGCGACGACACAGCACGAGAGCGACGCGGCCTGGATCGTCACCTCGTTCGCGATCGGCGCCCTGCTCGGCTCGCTCGCAGTGACGGTTCGACCGATCCGGCGCATCCCGGCCGCAGTCGTCATGGCTGCGGCGGCCGTCGTGACAGGACTCCTGACGATCGCCGCAGCCCTCGTGCCAGGGCTGCCAGGAGCGATCGTCCTCATCGGGCTCTCGGGTATCGCCACCGGACCGGGGGTCGCCGCCATGCTCCTGCTGCGAACCCGGCACAGCCCTCGCCCACTGCGCTCGCAGGTCTTCACCGTCGCTGCCGGGCTGCGCGCGACCGCCGCGGCCGTAGGTGCCGGTCTTGCCGGTCTGCTTCCGGGCGGCACCGCTGGGACGCTCCTGGCCCTGATCGGGGTCACCTGGATCGCGTCAGCCGTGATCCTCGCCGCGTACCCTCGCCACCCGGCGCCCGTCGACGACAGCACGACATCCGCGACCCGTCCTGGCAAGTGA
- a CDS encoding sugar ABC transporter permease, with the protein MTTTDLRPRTQPTRPPTEQDGGRGKRLGEKSFVFLLLLPGLVLLLAVVLYPLVRSLISAFFKESLLYPGTTFVGFANIMDVLKDDFGQLFSQTLIFTVGSTVLSFLLGMALALVLNQRFRGRTVLRGAFLIPWLVPGVVVSFLWMWIFDANYGVLNGVLQELHIIDHPIAWLFNTGTARGALIIAKSWNSFPWMMVMILAGLQTVPGELHEAAAMDGAGTIRRFFTVTWPHISGVAGLVVLLELIWNFQHFDTIFVLTGGGPAGTTQTFATQVYDTAFKGYDLGHAGALGLLWMVLLMVLVVVYVTFSERGEKKEKAR; encoded by the coding sequence ATGACGACGACCGACCTGAGGCCGCGAACGCAGCCGACGCGACCGCCAACCGAACAGGACGGCGGACGCGGGAAACGGCTCGGCGAGAAGAGCTTCGTCTTCCTCTTGCTCCTGCCAGGGCTCGTGCTCCTGCTCGCGGTGGTGCTCTACCCGCTCGTGCGGTCGCTGATCTCGGCCTTTTTCAAGGAGAGCCTGCTCTACCCAGGGACGACGTTCGTCGGCTTCGCGAACATCATGGACGTGCTGAAGGACGACTTCGGCCAGCTGTTCAGTCAGACGCTGATCTTCACCGTCGGATCGACGGTGCTGTCGTTCCTGCTGGGGATGGCATTGGCGCTGGTGCTCAACCAACGATTCCGCGGACGCACCGTCTTGCGCGGCGCGTTCCTCATCCCGTGGCTCGTCCCCGGTGTCGTGGTCTCGTTCCTGTGGATGTGGATCTTCGACGCCAACTACGGCGTGCTGAATGGCGTGCTCCAGGAGCTGCACATCATCGACCATCCGATCGCCTGGTTGTTCAACACGGGGACGGCGCGCGGTGCCCTGATCATCGCCAAGTCGTGGAACTCGTTCCCCTGGATGATGGTCATGATCCTGGCCGGCCTCCAGACGGTTCCCGGCGAGCTGCACGAGGCAGCCGCCATGGACGGCGCGGGGACGATCCGCCGGTTCTTCACCGTGACCTGGCCGCACATCAGCGGCGTCGCCGGTCTTGTCGTGCTGCTCGAGTTGATCTGGAACTTCCAGCACTTCGACACGATCTTCGTGCTCACCGGCGGCGGGCCAGCCGGCACGACCCAGACCTTCGCGACCCAGGTGTACGACACCGCGTTCAAGGGATACGACCTCGGCCACGCCGGTGCTCTCGGCCTGCTGTGGATGGTGCTTCTGATGGTGCTGGTCGTCGTCTACGTGACGTTCAGCGAGCGCGGCGAGAAGAAGGAGAAGGCACGATGA
- a CDS encoding IclR family transcriptional regulator translates to MSTEIHQSIQRAASVLDALGASETGQLRASDIGRTIGLGPSTTARLLTTLEELGYVRKEPDGQLYSIGTAIFALATHGLNQIPVHRESRAAAQELAQKVGLSVNVGVRDGISVMYLCHFEGAKASKSHTMVGLRQPLHASALGKCLLLDLSEDERIDLLGTELPRYTANTITDHGALTKELARSADRGTCIEDQELALGRLCIAAPIRNASGRVVAALSISGRMTVMRDSDLDSLSEEAIETADRISVGLGLISAIPA, encoded by the coding sequence GTGAGCACGGAGATACACCAGAGCATTCAGCGTGCGGCGTCGGTGCTCGACGCCCTCGGGGCATCGGAAACCGGCCAGCTGCGGGCATCCGACATCGGCCGCACCATCGGCCTCGGCCCGTCGACCACCGCCCGTCTGCTCACCACGCTGGAGGAGCTCGGCTACGTGCGGAAGGAGCCGGACGGACAGCTGTATTCGATCGGAACGGCGATCTTCGCGCTCGCCACGCACGGGCTGAACCAGATACCTGTGCACCGTGAATCACGCGCCGCAGCGCAGGAGCTCGCCCAGAAAGTCGGACTCAGCGTCAACGTCGGCGTACGCGACGGCATCTCCGTGATGTACCTCTGCCACTTCGAGGGCGCCAAGGCGTCCAAATCACACACGATGGTCGGCCTTCGCCAGCCGCTGCACGCTTCTGCACTCGGCAAGTGCCTCCTGCTCGACCTCTCCGAAGACGAGCGCATCGACCTCCTCGGCACTGAACTGCCGCGCTACACGGCCAACACCATCACCGATCACGGCGCTCTGACCAAGGAGCTCGCCCGCTCGGCCGATCGAGGAACGTGCATCGAGGACCAGGAGCTCGCACTCGGAAGGCTGTGCATCGCGGCTCCGATCCGCAACGCCAGCGGCAGAGTGGTCGCCGCCCTCTCCATCTCCGGTCGCATGACGGTGATGCGCGACAGCGACCTGGATTCGCTCTCCGAGGAAGCCATCGAGACCGCCGACCGCATCAGCGTGGGTCTGGGACTCATCTCGGCCATTCCCGCCTGA
- a CDS encoding DUF805 domain-containing protein — protein sequence MSAYPPSSPPPDGSGSQGAIPLWAPYYGASLGIAFSRFFRKYATFTGRASRSEYWWWQLIGIIIGAIVEAIYIPSLLASRSGAGMRLNVGIVVAIVLGVILFLGLIVPELALFWRRMHDANLPGPLWFLGLIPAVGWIIILVLSLLPSDARGARFDRPPQ from the coding sequence ATGAGCGCGTATCCACCTTCATCACCACCGCCGGACGGCTCCGGATCACAGGGCGCGATACCTCTCTGGGCGCCGTACTACGGCGCCAGTCTCGGCATCGCCTTCTCCCGCTTCTTCCGGAAGTACGCGACCTTCACCGGCAGGGCGAGCCGGAGCGAGTACTGGTGGTGGCAGTTGATCGGCATCATCATCGGCGCGATCGTCGAGGCGATCTACATCCCGTCGCTCCTGGCCTCGCGCTCGGGTGCCGGGATGCGTCTGAACGTGGGGATCGTCGTCGCCATCGTCCTCGGGGTCATCCTCTTCCTCGGACTCATCGTCCCGGAGCTGGCGCTCTTCTGGCGCCGGATGCACGACGCCAACCTCCCTGGTCCGCTCTGGTTCCTCGGTCTCATCCCGGCCGTCGGATGGATCATCATCCTCGTGCTCTCTCTGCTGCCGTCGGATGCTCGCGGTGCGCGATTCGATCGACCGCCGCAGTAG
- a CDS encoding phosphotransferase, translating to MASPEIPLDGGNASSFVVRRGDTVRKPWATSTNSVQRLLEHLRARVGDLVPEPLGKDDHGRQVLEFVPGIEAIDELPLDAADLERVGASIRALHEAAASFPRNETDAWTTAMRRPGDELICHNDLAPWNLIRSPERWTFIDWDGAGPTTRIADLAYAARAFAQLDHDHELPDSLALLRTFLDGYAASADDRDALAPAMIERAEAMRDLLIGSITTGVEPWASMAVSGHGDYWMRAAAHLRGHAAEIQNGIR from the coding sequence ATGGCTTCCCCGGAGATACCGCTCGATGGAGGCAACGCCTCGTCCTTCGTCGTCCGGAGGGGTGACACCGTCCGCAAGCCATGGGCGACATCGACGAACAGCGTCCAGCGCTTGCTGGAGCATCTGCGCGCGCGGGTCGGCGACCTCGTTCCTGAGCCTCTCGGTAAGGACGATCACGGGCGGCAGGTTCTCGAGTTCGTCCCCGGCATCGAGGCGATAGACGAATTGCCGCTCGACGCGGCCGACCTGGAACGGGTCGGCGCGAGCATCCGCGCGCTCCACGAGGCGGCCGCGTCCTTTCCGCGGAACGAGACCGACGCGTGGACGACGGCGATGCGGCGCCCCGGCGACGAACTGATCTGCCACAACGATCTCGCGCCGTGGAATCTGATCCGAAGCCCTGAGCGTTGGACGTTCATCGACTGGGACGGCGCAGGACCGACGACCAGGATCGCGGACCTCGCGTACGCGGCACGGGCGTTCGCACAGCTCGATCACGATCACGAGTTGCCCGATTCGCTCGCGCTGCTCCGGACGTTCCTCGACGGATACGCGGCTTCGGCGGACGATCGCGACGCGTTGGCGCCGGCGATGATCGAACGCGCCGAAGCGATGCGCGACCTGCTCATCGGCAGCATCACCACCGGCGTCGAACCGTGGGCGAGCATGGCCGTCAGCGGACACGGCGACTACTGGATGCGGGCCGCTGCGCATCTCCGCGGTCACGCCGCGGAGATCCAGAACGGAATCCGTTGA
- a CDS encoding phosphatase PAP2 family protein — MSTHRLRPSPLVSLPRGALVIALVLWAATFALGFAAKAASGWLTSQLVVDRALNDAHSSLFDAVARALDHLDSVSVVAVCLVILAVLVGLFVSWGRALAAVVIAGGGWVLCLIPKAVVGETRPPLDAVAHLLHVSPATLSYPSGHTVFAVTLSAAVLMVCRGLWARIIVLVVGILFVAVTAWSRLYVGAHYPTDVLGALLAGAGGALLVAWLWNFVVRRILARRSPSDTAPAADAARG; from the coding sequence ATGTCGACCCATCGGCTTCGCCCGTCACCGCTCGTCTCCCTTCCACGCGGTGCCCTCGTGATCGCCCTCGTGCTGTGGGCCGCGACGTTCGCGCTCGGCTTCGCCGCGAAGGCGGCCAGCGGTTGGCTGACATCCCAGCTCGTCGTGGATCGCGCCCTCAACGACGCGCACTCGTCGCTGTTCGACGCCGTCGCCCGGGCGCTGGACCACCTCGACTCGGTCAGCGTGGTCGCGGTGTGCCTGGTGATCCTGGCCGTCCTCGTCGGGCTGTTCGTCTCGTGGGGTCGGGCGCTGGCTGCCGTCGTCATCGCCGGTGGCGGGTGGGTGCTGTGCCTCATCCCGAAGGCCGTCGTCGGCGAGACCCGTCCGCCGTTGGATGCAGTCGCCCACCTTCTGCACGTCTCGCCTGCGACCCTGAGTTATCCGAGCGGGCACACGGTCTTCGCCGTGACGCTGTCCGCCGCCGTCCTCATGGTCTGCCGCGGACTCTGGGCGCGGATCATCGTGCTCGTGGTGGGCATTCTGTTCGTCGCGGTGACCGCATGGTCGCGCCTCTACGTCGGCGCGCACTACCCCACCGACGTCCTGGGTGCCCTTCTCGCCGGAGCCGGCGGCGCACTGCTCGTCGCGTGGCTGTGGAATTTCGTGGTTCGTCGCATCCTCGCTCGTCGTAGCCCCTCGGACACCGCCCCGGCCGCCGACGCTGCCCGCGGTTGA
- a CDS encoding YbhB/YbcL family Raf kinase inhibitor-like protein, which translates to MPNPIGRALRNNRAGQDALIWALPGLNAPQTLTVTSPAFAPGEPIPREYRGRLFGPNPSPELEWTQAPAGTVELVLIVQDPDAPRRQPATHLVTRGIGPELRGVPEGGLAQPSPIPGLVHGKGALGHRGWAGPMPVPSHGPHVYVFQLFALDRRLDLPDPFTLRQAVDAMSGHVIARGRLDGTYEIP; encoded by the coding sequence ATGCCCAACCCGATAGGTCGTGCCCTGCGCAACAACCGCGCCGGCCAGGACGCCCTCATCTGGGCGCTGCCCGGACTGAACGCTCCACAGACGCTGACCGTCACGAGTCCGGCTTTCGCGCCAGGCGAGCCGATCCCGCGCGAGTACCGCGGACGACTGTTCGGACCGAACCCGTCGCCGGAGCTCGAGTGGACGCAGGCGCCCGCCGGCACTGTCGAGCTGGTGCTCATCGTGCAGGATCCGGATGCCCCGCGCCGTCAGCCGGCGACGCACCTGGTGACCCGCGGCATCGGTCCTGAGCTGCGTGGCGTTCCAGAGGGCGGCCTCGCTCAGCCGAGCCCGATCCCCGGGCTCGTGCATGGCAAGGGCGCGCTCGGCCACCGCGGATGGGCGGGCCCCATGCCCGTGCCGTCGCACGGGCCGCACGTGTACGTGTTCCAGCTCTTCGCCCTCGACCGCCGGCTGGACCTCCCGGATCCGTTCACGCTTCGGCAGGCGGTGGACGCCATGAGCGGACACGTGATCGCTCGCGGCAGACTGGACGGCACCTACGAGATTCCGTGA
- a CDS encoding DoxX family protein has product MGTLILRVVVGLLFIGHGLQKLAGLFGGGGLEQTEKTMDALGMHPARLQARAAGLAETAGGAALALGVATPFASAGLIATMITAIRKVHARNGIWNSNGGVEFNVVMIAAATLLAERPGKASVDGAFGRSKWGTGWAIFAIVAGALGSVLAIQAGKRFAPQTPADDEAAVEADSAVEETASTESSASSDADSDAG; this is encoded by the coding sequence ATGGGAACGCTCATCTTGAGGGTCGTCGTCGGCCTGCTGTTCATCGGCCACGGGCTGCAGAAGCTCGCCGGCCTTTTCGGCGGCGGAGGCCTCGAACAGACCGAGAAGACGATGGATGCCCTCGGCATGCATCCCGCGAGGCTTCAGGCCCGGGCCGCCGGGCTCGCGGAGACGGCGGGAGGCGCCGCGCTGGCACTGGGCGTTGCGACGCCGTTCGCCTCTGCCGGACTCATCGCGACGATGATCACGGCGATCCGCAAGGTGCACGCGAGGAACGGGATCTGGAACTCGAACGGCGGCGTCGAGTTCAACGTCGTGATGATCGCGGCAGCGACCTTGCTCGCTGAGCGACCGGGCAAGGCATCCGTCGACGGGGCGTTCGGACGCTCCAAGTGGGGCACCGGCTGGGCGATCTTCGCGATCGTCGCGGGGGCGCTCGGATCCGTGCTCGCCATCCAGGCCGGCAAGCGGTTCGCGCCGCAGACTCCCGCCGACGACGAAGCCGCCGTCGAAGCGGACTCCGCTGTGGAGGAGACAGCGAGCACGGAGTCATCCGCGTCGTCCGATGCCGACAGCGACGCCGGATAG
- the msrA gene encoding peptide-methionine (S)-S-oxide reductase MsrA, which translates to MSTERAILAGGCFWGAQELLRQKPGVISTRTGYSGDPNTPNATYRHHGDHAESVEIVFDPDVISYRELLEFFFQIHDPSTKNRQGNDLGRSYRSAIFYTTPEQEQVARDTIADVDASGLWPGKVVTEVEPAGEFWEAEEEHQDYLQKYPEGYTCHWVRPNWRLPKREAQTA; encoded by the coding sequence ATGAGTACTGAGCGAGCCATTCTCGCCGGCGGTTGTTTCTGGGGCGCCCAGGAGCTGCTGCGCCAGAAGCCGGGCGTCATCTCGACGCGCACCGGATACTCCGGCGACCCGAACACGCCGAACGCGACGTACCGCCACCACGGCGACCACGCCGAGTCGGTGGAGATCGTCTTCGACCCGGATGTGATCAGCTACCGCGAGCTGCTGGAGTTCTTCTTCCAGATCCACGACCCGTCGACCAAGAACCGCCAGGGCAACGACCTCGGCCGCAGCTACCGTTCGGCCATCTTCTACACGACGCCCGAGCAGGAGCAGGTCGCGCGCGACACCATCGCGGATGTCGATGCCTCCGGTCTGTGGCCGGGCAAGGTCGTCACCGAGGTCGAGCCCGCCGGCGAGTTCTGGGAGGCCGAGGAGGAGCACCAGGACTACCTGCAGAAGTACCCGGAGGGATACACCTGCCACTGGGTGCGCCCGAACTGGCGCCTGCCCAAGCGCGAGGCGCAGACGGCGTAG
- a CDS encoding winged helix-turn-helix transcriptional regulator gives MKVRLTRSSWSAVRAPESARRRRAPWSHTADHAERHLREPSGSSPARTAYREVPPRVEYELTSTGRTLLEPARAIAAWAISHHADITEARARQDE, from the coding sequence GTGAAGGTTCGACTGACTCGGTCGTCATGGTCCGCGGTCCGTGCGCCGGAGTCCGCACGACGCCGACGCGCACCATGGTCACACACGGCGGATCACGCCGAGCGACACCTGCGGGAACCTTCAGGCAGCAGCCCGGCCAGGACCGCATACCGCGAGGTCCCACCGCGCGTGGAGTACGAGCTGACGTCGACCGGTCGCACGCTGCTCGAGCCCGCGCGCGCCATCGCCGCATGGGCGATCTCTCACCACGCCGACATCACGGAGGCGCGTGCCCGGCAGGATGAGTGA
- a CDS encoding MFS transporter has translation MTNAADLQVDAHALRRWRNAIILAFAVGGITVSSWGPRLPAVQSDLGADTALIGVILGCVTIGSICGLVASTPLLHYLGSKRALGGAILVVALAMALMGIGVGLGSIPVAVIAFIFVGFGIGTLDVLINVEGAAVESRAKRTLMPLMHGAWSVGAAIGAGVGALCAAADITPSAQFIGEAVVIALLIVVIVPSIAPGARAEAPKEELTRWQRIVEWAKGWLDWRLLLIGVVMLGVELGEGSANSWMTLAVHDDHGQTAAIAALFFTVFAVGEALTRIFGGPVVDRLGRVWTIRWTTALGAVGVVLFILGGNVWLVLIGVLLWSVGVSMGFPLGMSAAAESGPNPAARVSVVASVGYFANLAGPPVIGALAESVGLLNSLWLVVVFMVAAFAVAGSLRPVKRG, from the coding sequence ATGACCAACGCCGCCGACCTGCAGGTCGACGCCCACGCCCTGCGTCGCTGGCGCAACGCGATCATCCTGGCGTTCGCCGTCGGCGGCATCACGGTGTCCTCCTGGGGTCCGCGGCTCCCCGCTGTTCAGTCCGACCTCGGCGCCGACACCGCGCTGATCGGCGTGATCCTCGGATGCGTCACCATCGGCTCGATCTGCGGCCTCGTGGCGTCCACTCCGTTGCTGCACTATCTGGGCAGCAAGCGGGCGCTCGGCGGTGCGATCCTCGTGGTGGCACTCGCCATGGCGCTCATGGGCATCGGCGTCGGGCTCGGATCCATACCCGTCGCCGTCATCGCGTTCATCTTTGTCGGGTTCGGTATCGGCACCCTCGACGTGCTGATCAATGTCGAGGGCGCAGCCGTCGAGTCCCGCGCGAAGCGCACGCTGATGCCCCTCATGCACGGCGCCTGGTCGGTGGGTGCCGCGATCGGCGCAGGAGTCGGTGCGTTGTGCGCGGCGGCCGACATCACGCCGTCCGCCCAGTTCATCGGCGAGGCCGTCGTGATCGCCCTGCTCATCGTGGTGATCGTGCCGTCCATCGCCCCTGGCGCGCGTGCGGAGGCGCCGAAGGAGGAGCTCACCCGCTGGCAGCGCATCGTGGAGTGGGCGAAGGGATGGCTGGACTGGCGCCTGCTCCTCATCGGCGTGGTCATGCTCGGGGTCGAGCTCGGCGAGGGATCCGCGAACAGCTGGATGACGCTGGCCGTGCACGACGATCACGGGCAGACCGCTGCGATCGCCGCGCTGTTCTTCACGGTATTCGCCGTGGGGGAGGCGCTCACCCGGATCTTCGGAGGTCCCGTCGTGGACCGCCTCGGCCGGGTGTGGACCATCCGCTGGACGACGGCGCTCGGGGCGGTCGGGGTGGTGCTCTTCATCCTCGGCGGAAATGTGTGGCTCGTGCTGATCGGTGTGCTGCTGTGGTCCGTCGGCGTCTCGATGGGCTTCCCACTGGGCATGTCGGCGGCAGCAGAGAGCGGGCCGAATCCTGCGGCGCGGGTCAGCGTCGTGGCATCCGTCGGGTACTTCGCCAACCTCGCCGGCCCTCCCGTGATCGGTGCGCTCGCGGAATCGGTCGGGCTCTTGAACTCGCTGTGGCTGGTCGTGGTGTTCATGGTCGCCGCGTTCGCGGTGGCGGGTTCCCTGCGGCCGGTGAAGCGGGGCTGA